The Peptacetobacter hiranonis DNA window AATATAAATGTAATTGAAACCGATTTAGGCTCTTCTACATTAGGAATGTATCGTTATATAAAAAGAAATAAATTTATTTTTTTAAACAATGATTTAGAACATTATCAGAAAAAATTCGTCTTAGCGCACGAATTAGGACACGCGATATTACATAGCGATTTAAATTGTTTTTTCCTAGAAAAGAAAACTTTATATTTAAAGAATAAGTTTGAGATTGAAGCTAATAAATTCGCCGTTGAATTACTTGTTAGCGACGACGATTTAAAAGAATTAGAAGGATATACAATCGAACAGATGTCAGCTATTCTCAATATTCCTTCTGATTTATTAAAATATAAATTTAAATAGGGGTGATTATGAATGAGCAAGCAAAAGAAGGAGATTAAAAGTATTAACAATGATAATTCCGATAAAGGTGGGTGTGGAATAGGATGCCTCGGAATTTTATTCTTTTTATTATCTAGTAGAATTTCAGTATTTTTATTAGCATTTCTTTTATATAGTTCAGCTTATCGGCAAGACAATGCTTTTTCAATCGGTGTATTAATAGCAATTGGGATATTGCTTGTAATACAATTCGCTATTAATTCTAGTTCTAAAGAAATAGAACAAGCTAATGCAAACAAATTAAAGGAAGAACTAGATGAATTAAATTCAGAAATAGAAGTTAAAAAAGAAGTTATTGAAAAAATAAATAACGATATAAATAATATAGATGGAATTGATTCAGAAAAAGAAAAAATAGTTGTTGAATATTGCAATAAAAAGAAAGAATATGATTCTCTTTTATCTGAACTAGAATCTCTTAAAGATGATTTAAGTGTTGCTAATGAAAAGATTGAAAAAATTAAAGAGATGAAAAAAGAAATAAAATCTTTAAAAGATGAACTTATAGAAACAAATGATATAGTATTACTTCAATCATTTGGACTATATGAGCCAAAATATGATTTTGAAAACTCTGAACAGTATATGGAAAGACTTAAAGAAATTAGAGATGACCAGAAAGAAATGGTTAAAAATAATAGTGGTGTTAATATAGATACTCAATGGTCAGTTGATGGATCAGTTAAAAAAGGACAGGCTTTAACAAATAAAAATGTAAAATCATTATTCAGATTATTCAACGCTGAATGTGACAACGTAATAAATAAGGTTACATATAGAAATTTAGAAGCGTCTGAAAAACGTATAAGAAAGTCATTTGAACAGGATAACAAGCTATATGAAGCATTTAATATAAGTCTAAGAGAAGATTACTTAGATTCAAAAATAGATGAATTATATTTATACTTTGAATATCTACAGAAAAAGCAAGAAGAAAAAGAAGAACAAGCAGCATTAAGAGAACAAATGAGGGAAGAAGCTAAAGTTCAGAAAGAAATAGAAAAAGAAAAGAAAAAGATTGAAAAAGAAAAAATTCATTTTAATACTGAATTAGATAGATTAAAAGAAAATATACCTTCTGAAAACGAAGAAAAATCTATCTGGGAAGCAAAAATAGCCGAATTAGAAGCAAAAATTAAAGAACTTCAAGAAGTTGAAGAAGATGTATTGAACAAAGAAAAAAATACTCGTGCTGGGTACGTTTATATAATCTCAAACATAGGTTCTTTCGGTGAAAATATCTATAAAATAGGACTTACTAGAAGATTAGACCCTATGGAAAGAGTTAACGAACTTGGCGACGCGTCAGTACCGTTCAAATTTGATGTTCATGCAACTATATTTAGTGAGGACGCTCCTGCTCTTGAAAATGCACTTCATAAGGCTTTTGAAGATAGAAGGGTTAATAAAGTTAATAACAGAAAAGAATTCTTCAACGTTACTTTAGATGAAATAAAAGAAGTTGTAGAAAAGAATTTTGACAAAACTGTTGAATATACAAAATATGCTGAAGCTATGGAATATAGACAATCTTTAAAATTAGCTAACAACTAAAAAAGAGCCTATAAAATAGACTCTTCCTTACATAAAAATTTTAAATGAATTGTGAAAGTTTTTAATGAAAATATTGATTATTGGTTTGTATCAGCTTTTCTACAATTCAATTATAACATAACCTTTTGAAAATAATTGGGCGACTTTTTTCGCCTTTTTATTTAACATATATAAGAACATACATTCGAAAAGAGGTGGTAAAATGGGAAGTTTAAGAAAAAAAGGTGATAGATGGTATTTTTCAGTTGAACTTCCACAAGAAAACGGAAAACGAAAACGTGTTGAACGACGGGGCGGAAAAACTAAAAAAGAAGCCCAGGAAAAAATGAAACTATTTGAAGCGGAAGTACTAAAAAACGGCTATAAAAAAGAATGCAAAATGACATTTGATGAATTGTATAATATTTGGTTTAACGAATATGTTTTGAATAATTGTAAAGAAAGTACTACTAACAATTATGCTAGATATTACAAAAAACACATAAAACCTATTTTGGGAAACTATAAAGTTTCAGATATTAAAGCTCGTGTTCTGAGTGACTTTTTTAATAAGTTAAAAGAAGAGGATAAATGTCATTCATCTGCAAATATTATAAGAGTTGTAATTTCAAGTTGTTTGGATTATGCAATATTTCCACTTGAAATTATAGAAAATAACTCTTGTAAGTTTATAAAATTCCCTAAATTTAAAAAAACAAAAGATAAAAAAGATATAATCGATATGAAAGATTTCGAAACTATATTGGATATAGGTTCTAGTAAACACAACTTTAATAACATGTGTCTTCTGTTGCTGCATACAGGGTTAAGAATAGGTGAAGCTTTAGGTCTGCAATGGGAGGATATTGATTTTGACAATAAAATAATACACGTCAGACATACTTTAATAGCACCAAATGTAAGGGAATGTAAATTAAGTACACCTAAAACAAAAACTTCAATTAGAGATATATACTTTAACGATACTGTTGAAAAAGTATTTAAAAATATAAAGAAAAGCCAAAACGAAAATCGTTTGAAGTTTGGTGTACTTTATAACTGTAATAACATGGTATTCACTCATGAAGATGGTTCTTTTTTAGATCATCATCATTTCACAAATATGGTCGCTAAGATAAACAGAAAAACTAATATCAATTTTTCTATGCACACGTTCCGTCATACTCATGCGACTATGCTCCTACAAGCTGGTGCAAATATGAAAGATGTTCAAGCAAGATTAGGTCATGCCGATATATCAACCACTATGAATATTTATGTACAAGATACTGAAGAGTCTAAGAAGAAAGCATTAGACAAATTTAACGATTATATCGAAAAAACTTCCAACATTTAACGCTAATGTCGGAAGAATGTAGGAAATATAATATTATAATTCGCTAAACCGTTGAAATTTCAATAGTTTAGCGAATTTAAAAAATAATTCTTAATTATATCTTAACTTTCCTTAAATTTTATTTATAAAAAATTTGAAACAAAAAAGAAGGCTGCTAACCTTCTTTAAATCTCTCACTAGAATTATGTGTTTATATAATTTTATATAAATAAAAAACTGCTAAGAAATTTCTCAGCAGTTTTTATTTTATTAGAATTTTTTCATTATCATATTGAATATCATAATTACATTGAATAAAAGTCCAACAGCAATTATGAACATTATCATTTTAAGAATAACTGATTTCATACCGTCCTTCATAATTTTCCTCCCTAACATTTACTCTACTAAACGTTATCACGTTATATACTCTAAATCAAGTATTTTTAAAGAATTAATTATTTTTAATTTAATAATATATTTATCAAATATTGACACTGTCAAGTTTGTATTGATATAATATTTACAGTGTCAAGTTTAAATTATCGGGAGGAGTCTATGAAAAATTCAACATATCATCATATAAATTTAAAAAATGAGTTAATCGAAAAAGGGATTGATTTGGTAAATAA harbors:
- a CDS encoding ImmA/IrrE family metallo-endopeptidase produces the protein MDVKEYVSIIKKKANTDDVFELVDYFNINVIETDLGSSTLGMYRYIKRNKFIFLNNDLEHYQKKFVLAHELGHAILHSDLNCFFLEKKTLYLKNKFEIEANKFAVELLVSDDDLKELEGYTIEQMSAILNIPSDLLKYKFK
- a CDS encoding site-specific integrase, giving the protein MGSLRKKGDRWYFSVELPQENGKRKRVERRGGKTKKEAQEKMKLFEAEVLKNGYKKECKMTFDELYNIWFNEYVLNNCKESTTNNYARYYKKHIKPILGNYKVSDIKARVLSDFFNKLKEEDKCHSSANIIRVVISSCLDYAIFPLEIIENNSCKFIKFPKFKKTKDKKDIIDMKDFETILDIGSSKHNFNNMCLLLLHTGLRIGEALGLQWEDIDFDNKIIHVRHTLIAPNVRECKLSTPKTKTSIRDIYFNDTVEKVFKNIKKSQNENRLKFGVLYNCNNMVFTHEDGSFLDHHHFTNMVAKINRKTNINFSMHTFRHTHATMLLQAGANMKDVQARLGHADISTTMNIYVQDTEESKKKALDKFNDYIEKTSNI
- a CDS encoding DUF4041 domain-containing protein, with product MSKQKKEIKSINNDNSDKGGCGIGCLGILFFLLSSRISVFLLAFLLYSSAYRQDNAFSIGVLIAIGILLVIQFAINSSSKEIEQANANKLKEELDELNSEIEVKKEVIEKINNDINNIDGIDSEKEKIVVEYCNKKKEYDSLLSELESLKDDLSVANEKIEKIKEMKKEIKSLKDELIETNDIVLLQSFGLYEPKYDFENSEQYMERLKEIRDDQKEMVKNNSGVNIDTQWSVDGSVKKGQALTNKNVKSLFRLFNAECDNVINKVTYRNLEASEKRIRKSFEQDNKLYEAFNISLREDYLDSKIDELYLYFEYLQKKQEEKEEQAALREQMREEAKVQKEIEKEKKKIEKEKIHFNTELDRLKENIPSENEEKSIWEAKIAELEAKIKELQEVEEDVLNKEKNTRAGYVYIISNIGSFGENIYKIGLTRRLDPMERVNELGDASVPFKFDVHATIFSEDAPALENALHKAFEDRRVNKVNNRKEFFNVTLDEIKEVVEKNFDKTVEYTKYAEAMEYRQSLKLANN